AGCACCTCCTCCGGGTGTGCCACGGCACCGCCTGCCACGTCGCGGGGGCGAAGGACCTCACCGAGGAGATCGAGACGCAGCTCGAGGTCAAGAACGGCGAGACGACGAAGGACGACCTGTTCACCCTCGAGACCGTCTCGTGCCTCGGCTGCTGCAGCTTGGCCCCCGTGATCATGATCGACGAGACCACCCACGCGAACCTCACGCCCTCCGGGGTGAAGAAGGTCCTGAGGAAGTACCAGAGCGGAGAGAAGAAATGACCAAGGTGATCGTCGGCTTCGGGACGTGCGGCATCGCGGCCGGGGCCGAGGAGACGTACCGCGCGCTGGGCCAGGCGCTCGGCGCTCGTGGCGACGGCCTCTCGGTCGCCCGGACCGGCTGCATCGGCATGTGCTACCAGGAGCCCCTCGTGGAGATCCGGGACGACTCCGGGCGGCGCCACCTCTACGGCCGCGTGACCCCGGACCGAGTGAGCCGGCTCGTGCAGGAGCATCTCGGCCAGCACCACCCGGTGGACGAGTGGCTGGTCTGGACCGACGACGGCGCCGGAACCGAGTCGGACTTCCTGGCGAAGCAGGTCCGGATCGCCCTCAGGAACTGCGGGAACATCGACCCGGAGGCGATCGACGACTACCTGGCCGCCGGCGGCTACCAGGCCCTCCGGAAGGTGCTCGACGCGGGCGACCCCGAAGGGCTGATCTCGCAAATGGTGGAGTCCGGACTGCGCGGGCGCGGCGGCGCCGGGTTCCTCACCGGCCTCAAATGGAGGTTCACTCGCCTCGCGAAGGGCGAGCGGAAGTTCGTGATCTGCAACGCGGACGAGGGGGATCCCGGCGCGTTCATGGACCGGTCGGTCCTCGAGGGGGACCCTCATTCGGTCCTGGAGGGGATGGCCATCGCGGCCCATGCCATCGGCGCCGGCGACGGCTACATCTACGCCCGGGCGGAGTACCCTCTCGCGATCCGCCGGCTCAACATCGCCATCGCGCAGGCCGAGCGGCATGGCTACCTGGGCGACGGCATCCTCGGCACCGGCCTCTCCTTTCACGTGAAACTCAAGGAAGGCGCCGGCGCGTTCGTCTGCGGCGAGGAGACCGCGCTCATCGGCTCCATCGAGGGGCGCCGCGGGATGCCGAGGGTGAGGCCGCCCTTCCCCGCCGTGAAGGGGCTCTGGGACTGCCCGACCAACATCAACAACGTCGAGACGTTCGCCAACGTCCCTTGGATCGTCGGGAACGGCCCGCAGGCGTTCGCCGCCCTCGGGACCGCGAACAGCAAGGGGACCAAGGTCTTCGCCATGGCGGGGAAGGTCCGCCGCGGGGGCCTCGTGGAGGTCCCGATGGGGATCTCCATCAAGGAGATCGTCTACGGAGTGTGCGGCGGCATCAAGGAGGGGCGGAAGTTCAAGGCGGTGCAGATGGGCGGCCCGTCGGGTGGCTGCATCCCGTCCGAGCTCCAGGACACCGTGATCGACTACGAGTCGATCAACAAGACGGGGGCGATCATGGGGTCGGGCGGCCTCGTGGTGATGGACGACAGTACCTGCATGGTCGAGGTCGCGCGCTTCTTCCTCGATTTCACCCAGCGCGAGTCCTGCGGCAAATGCACGTTCTGCCGGATCGGGAGCAAGCGGATGCTCGAGGTCCTGACCCGCATCACCGAGGGGGAGGGCAAGGACGGCGACATCGAGATGCTCGAGGACCTCGCCCACCGGGTGAAGAACACCTCCCTCTGCGGGCTCGGTCAGACGGCCCCCAACCCGGTCCTCACCACGCTCAAGTACTTCCGGTCGGAGTACGAGGCCCACATCAGCAACCGGAAGTGCCCGGCCCACCACTGCTCGAAGCTCCTGACCTACAGCATCACGGACGACTGCACCGGCTGCACGCTTTGCGTCAAGGCGTGCCCCACCGGGGCGATCAGCGGCGAGAAGCTCCAGAGGCACGTGATCGACGGAGCGGAGTGCATCGCTTGCGCCGCCTGCTTCAAGGTTTGCCGCGCCGGCGCGGTCCAGAGGGACTGAGCGCGGCGCAACGGACGGAGAACCTCCATGGCCCTCGTCAAGCTCGAGATCGACGGGAAGCGGATCATCGCGGACGGCAACCGGACCGTCCTCGACGTCGCCCGTGAGAACGGGATCCGCACGATCCCGACCCTGTGCCACGACGACCGGCTCGAGCCGTTCGCGTCGTGCTTTCTCTGCGTGGTGAAGGTGAAGGGAGCCCGATCGCTCCTCCCGGCGTGCTCCACGAAGGTCGGTCCCGGAATGGTCGTCGAGACCGACGACCCGGAGATCCGCAGGTCCAGGAAGGCGGCCCTGGAGCTCCTGCTGTCCAACCATTACGCCGACTGCGTCGGCCCGTGCCAGCTCGCCTGCCCGGCGGAAGTGGACATCCAGGGGTACATCGCGCTCGCCGCGCTGGGGAAACACCGGGACGCCGTCCAGCTGATCAAGGAGAAGAACCCCCTGCCGTCGGTCTGCGGACGCGTGTGCACCCGCCCGTGCGAGGTGAAGGGGTGCCGACGCAACCTGCTGGACGAGGCGGTCGGCATCGACTGGATCAAGCGGTACGTCACCGACCTCGACCTCGGCCGCGACGACGCTTGGCGCCCCGAGGTGGCCCCTTTGAACGGGAAGTCGGTCGCCGTCGTGGGAGCGGGGCCGGCCGGGCTTTCGTGCGCCTACTACCTCGCGGTCCGCGGGTACCAGGTGAACCTGTTCGAGGCCCTGCCCGAGGCGGGCGGCATGCTCCGCTACGGCATCCCCGAGTACCGGCTCCCGAAGGACGTTCTCGATCTCGAGATCAATCAGATCCTGAGCCTCGGCGTGCGTCTCAAGACCAACACCCTCCTCGGCCGCGACTTCACGGTCCAGAGCCTGAAGCGAGACGGCCACCAGGCGGTGTACCTGGGCCTCGGCGCGTGGAAGAGCTCGGACATGCGGGTCAAGGGGGAGGACTCCGAGGGCGTCCTCTCGGGCATCGAGTTCCTCAAGAATTTCGGCCTGAGGCGCAAGATCGATCTCCGGGGTCGAGTGCTGGTGATCGGCGGCGGCAACACCGCCATCGATTGCGCCCGCACCGTGCTGCGGCTCGGCGTCAAGGAGGTCCGCCTGCTCTACCGCCGCACCCGGAACGAGATGCCCGCCAACGCCGCCGAGATTCACGAGGCCGAGCAGGAAGGCGTGAACATGGACTTCCTGGTGGCCCCGGTCCGCGTCATCACCGCGGGCGGCCGGGTCAGCGGCCTCGAGTGCCTGAGGATGGAGCTCGGCGAGCCGGACGCCAGCGGGAGGAGGAGCCCGAAGCCGGTGCGTGGCTCCGAGTTCGTCGTGGACGCCGATTTCATCCTGTCCGCCATCGGGCAGGCCACGCGGGTCCCCGAGCTCCTCGACGGACGCGTGCCCGACTTCCTTCCCTTCGGCGAGGTGCTGAACCTCACCCGGTGGCAGACGATCCAGACGAACGAAGGGACCGGCGAGACCAGCGTCGACGGCGTCTTCGCGGGGGGCGACGTGGTCACCGGCGCCGCGACCGCCATCGAGGCGATCGCCGCCGGCCGGAGGGCCGCCCACGCGATCGACGCTTACCTCACCGGCGGAAAGGCCCGGCCGGAGCCGAAGGAGTTCGTGAGCCGCAAGGACACGTTCGCGAAGGTCTCGGTGGCCGACCTGCGGAGCCCGGCGCCGTCGCGGCGCCGTCCGATGCCCCTGCTGTCCGTCGAGGACCGGGTCCGAGGATTCATGGAGGTGGAGCAGGGTTACACCCCCGAGGACGTCGAGAAGGAGGCCCGGCGCTGCCTCGAGTGCGGCTGCACGGCGCTGTTCGAGTGCGACCTGAGGCGCTACGCCACGGAGTACGGCGTCGACATCTCCCGGTTCCTCGGGGAGGCCACGCAGCACAAGGTCGACACGAGCCACCCCCTGATCGAGCTGGACCCGAACAAGTGCATCCTGTGCGGGCGGTGCGTGAGGATCTGCTCCGAGGTGGTCGGCGTGTCGGCCTACGGGTACCTGCAGCGCGGCTTCAGCACGGTGGTCCGCCCCGCCATGGGCGGCTCCCTCCTCGAGACCGATTGCGTGACCTGCGGTCTGTGCATCGGGACCTGTCCCACGGGCGCCATCGCGCAGAAGATCCCGCTGGTGAAGCCGGGGCCCTGGCGGACCCGGCAGGTCCCGTCGATCTGCTCGTTCTGCGGCGTCGGCTGCCGGATCGCGTACGACACGTTCGGGGACACGGTGGTCAAGGTCTCGTCCTCCGAGGACGCCCCGGTCACCTTCGGGAATCATTGCAAGAAGGGGCGGTTCGGGTACGACGTCGTCCACGCGGAGGATCGGCTGGCCAAGGCCAAGGTGAGGGCGGGCCGCGTGCAGCAGGACGCGCCGATCGACGACGCCATTGGCTACGCGGCGATGCGCTTGAGAGAGCTGTCGCGCCGGTACACGGGATCCGAGATGGCGGTGTTCGTCTCGCCGCGCTTCACCAACGAGGAGGCGTACCTCGCCCAGAAGCTGGCGAGGGTGGCGCTCAGGACCCACGACGTCGGATCCCTCGCCCACCTGGTGAATCGCGAGCTTCAGTGCCCGGAGGTCGTCTCGACCGCGACCTATCGCGACGTGGCCGACGCCCAGGTCATCCTCCTCGCCGGATCGCGACTCGACGAGGAGCATTTCGTCGCCGACCTGATCGTCAAGCGCGCGATCCGCGGCGGCGGCAAGCTCGTCTACATCCACCCGGAGGCCAACCCGGTCGCCCGCTTCGCCGAAGTGTTCATCCGCTGCCGGCCAGGAACCGAGGCGCTCGTCCTGCTGGGCATCGTGCAGGAGGTGCTGGCGGCCTCGGGAGCGGCGGCCACGGACCGGCCGTGGCTCGAAGAGGCGCTGGCGGGGCTCGGCGGCGACCGGCTCCTCGAGAGGACGGGGGCGGATCCGGCGCTCGTGAAGGAGGCGGCGCGTCTCGTCGGCCGGAGCCTCCTCAAGGTCCTGATCTTCAACAAGGACTACCGCGGCCCGCGGACCGCGCGGGACGGCCGGGTCTACGCCGCCGCCGCTTCGATCCTGGGTGCCTCGCTCCTCTCGCTTCGCGAAAAGGCGAACATGCAGGGGCTCCTGGACATGGGCTGCTTCCCCGACTGGTTCCCGGGGTACCGGTCGGTCCGCGACGAGAGCGTCGTGGACGATCTCGAGAAGGAGTGGTGCGTCGCGCTCCGGGACCTCGAGACCGCCCCGGCGGATCTCGCCGCGCGGCTCCGCGAGCGCAAGATCAAGGTCGCCGTCGTGCTCGGCGAGGACCCGCTGGGCGACCCGGACTTCCCCGAGGACCTCAAGGCCGGCCTCCTCGCGACGGACTTCCTCGTGGTCGGCGACCTCGTCCTCACCGAGACCGCCAGGGCCGCTCACGTCGTGCTGCCGCTCGGCACCGTGGCGGAGACTTCCGGCACGTACACCAACTCGGAGCGGCGGATCCAGCGGATCGCCCGCGCCGTGCCGCCCGCGACCGGCCTCGAGACGTGGCAGGTGATCGCCCAGCTCGCCGGCAGGATGGGGTACCGGTTCAAGATGAAGTACGCCGACGTCGGCGACGTCATGGAGGAGATCCGCAGGGTCGCGCCGATCTACCGGAACGCCGCGATCGGCGAGCCGGAGGCGGGCTCCGTCTGGGACCTCTCGGGTTTCCCGCTCGCCCGGGTGGAGCCGGACGCGCGCGACCTCTCGGTCGAGGTGGCGCCCGCCCGCACCGTTCACCTCGACCGGATGGAGTCCCGCTTCGACGCCTGGTTCGACGGGCTGATGAACGAGGCGCGCCGCGCCGGCGCGGCGGTGGCCGCGGACTGACGGGAGCGCGCGGGCGCGTCGGGCTCCGGCGGGTGGCTTCGGAGGAAACGGCCATGGGCGATTCGCTTCGGGACGGATCCGTGCTCATCCTGGTCACCCGCGACGGGATGGGTCACGCCGAGGCCCTCCTCCAGCACAAGCTGATCCGGAACTACCTCGGCCTCCTGGACGGGAACGACATGCTGCCGGGGGCCATCGCGTTCTACGGCGAGGGAGTGCGGCTCGCGGTCGAGGGTTCCCCGGTGCTGGATCTCTTGGCGTCGCTCGAGACCAAGGGCGTGCACCTGATCCTCTGCAAGACCTGCGTCGACCATTACGGCATCGCGGAGAAGGTCCGAGCGGGGGTGATCGGGGGGATGGCGGACATCCTCGCGGCCCAGTGGAAGGCGTCGAAGGTGATCACGATCTGAGGAGCGGGGGCCGCGGGGCTCAGTATCCGAGTCTCAGTCCGAGCTCCATCGTCCGCGGCGGTCCCGCGAGGCCGATCGGTCTGCCGAAGTCCGGGGAGATCGCGCGCCCCTCGACGGGGCCCCCGTTGAACCGGTCGAGCAGGTTGAAGATCTGAAGGTACATTTCCCCCTTGGTCCGGCCGTCCCTCGCCGCGAAAGGCTTCGACACCCTCAGGTCGATCTGGTAGAACGCCGGAGCGTGCAGCGACGTCACAGGGGCCAGAAGCGGCTGGCTCCGGATCGCCCGCAACTCGTTCTCCGATGCCCTGACCTCGTTCACCGGTCCGAGCGGGGTGTCTTCGCCCGTGTTGCGCCCAACCCCAGGCGGCCTGTCGGTGGTGATGCCGTCGAGGTTGTCGTCCCGGCCGGTGGTCACGTTGAACGGGACGGGCGAGCTGAGCTGGACGACGCCCGAAGCTCGGAGTCCCATCCAGGGCAGCGCGGACGCCCCTGAGATCACGATCCGGTGCCGCCGGTCGGCGTCCGACGGACCCCTCTCGCCGGAGAGATTCACGGAATCCGGAGGCAGGTAGATCCCGCCCTTGAGCGGGTCCGGCCCCAGGTCCTCGGCCCGCGACCAAGTGTACGACGCCTGATACCAGCTCGTCTTCCCTCGCCAGCGCCAGCCCAGGGTCGCTCCGGTGTACCAGCTTTCCCCCTCCGTCGTGATGGCGGCGATCGACCCCGGCGGGCTGGCGGCGTGCACGGGCGTGCAGGAGTCCCGGAACTTCGGGTCCGGGTTCGCCGGATCCGGTCCCGCGCAACTGCGGACGCCGATGACCGGGTTGAGGTCCCTCATGAGGGGGAGGTGATGCCCGCGCGCGCGCACGAGCTCGAGCTGCGCGGCGCCGCCCGTTCCCACGGCGACCTCCGCGCCGAGGGAGCTCTCGACGGAGTACGGGGTGTCGAGCCGCGTTCCGGTGGAGAAACGGAGGATCAGCTCGTCAGGGAAGATGAGGAAGTCCTTGACGTAGTTTCCGCCCCCGAGCTTCTCCACGGCGTCTTCGGTGAGGGCGACGGTCTTGTCTCCGACCGGCACCTCGAGCGTCGTGCCCTGGACCGGCAGGATCCCGATCCTCGTTCCCGAGGTGATGGCGGCGACGGCGGGGAACCCGAGCGAGAGCTTGTCGTAGAAGACGCCTCCCCCGCCCCGAACGACGAGCCGCCCGCTCCCGGGTGTGAACGTGAAGCCCAGTCGGGGGGCGAGGTTGTTCCGGTCCTCGGGGGCCCCGCCGTTCGGGATCGGCGAATCGACCCGGGCGCTCGGCGGCAGGCGGAACGTGTCGAGGTCGTAGCGCAAACCGTAGTCGAGGACCACCCTGGACCCGAGCCGCCAGGTATCCTGCGCGAACAACGCGATCTGGTTGTCGTACAGATTCGCCGCCGGCTCGCCCTCGATGAGCTGGTAGACCGTGGGGTAGGTGCCGATGTCCGCCCGATCCATGCCGGTCTCCCAGGGCTGGCACGGGATGATCGGATACGTTCCGTTGCGGATCGCGGCGGTCACCTGCGACGGGGTCACGGAACAGCTGTTCGAATCGTACGGCGTGTCCGTCGAGTACAGGAAGTTGCCGTTGGGGTTGAACCGGGTGCGAACGTCGGTCCGCGAGCGCGCGAAGTCGAGGCCGAACTTGGCCGTGTGGCTCCCGCCCCTCCAGGTGACGTTGTCGACGAGCTGGAACTTGTCCTCCCGGCGGAGCTGACGGTTGAGGTTGTTGCCGCCGAAGCTTCCGGACGGCCGATCCACCCCGGGCCGGCTCGAGTTCGCCTGCTGATCGAAGTCGGAGGACGAGACCAGGAGCCGCGCCTCGTGGATCACGTTGGGGGAGAGCACCGAGGTGAGCGTGCTGGCGAGCTGGACGTCGTGTTCGTCGAGCCGGAACCCGGTCTCCGGGGTGGTCCGGCCGCCGACGTTCAGGTCCTCGGTGGACCTCGCGTCCGCGGAGAGCCGGACCATCAAGAACTGCGAGGGGGTGAGGACGAAGTCGGTCCTGAGGAAGACGTTGTCGTCCGCCGCCGGGGCGATCACGAAGCCTCCCGGCGCCCCGTTCCGTCCCACGCCGACGTACGGGACGACCCGGTCATCGCGCTGGCGCTCGTACGCGGCGAAGTAGAACGCCTGATCCTCGCGGATCGGCCCGCCGACGCGGAATCCGAGCTGGTACTGATCACCGGTCCGCGGTGATCCCTCCGGATTCGGCAGCCCTGAAACGAACGTGCCGGGGGAGTTCCAGGACGCCGCACCGCGCTGCACGAAGAACTCGCCCGTTTCCTCGTTGCCCCCCTGGCGGGTGACGATGTTGAAGATACCCCCGCTCGCCCTCCCGAACTCCGCCGCGTACCGGCTCGTGTTGAGGACCATGTCCTGCACGACGAGCTGGGAGAAGAACGAGTTCATGGACGTGCCGCTGGTTTCGTCGTTGTTGTCGAGGCCGTCCACCAGGAAGGAATTCGAACGCCCGGACTGGCCGTTGACCACGAAGACCGCGCCCCGCTCCCCGAAGAAGTCGGCGGTGGGGGCCTGTCGAACGGACGCATCGAGGAGCGGGAGGTCGGTGACGACGCGCCCGGCGATCGGAATGGAGTCGGCGATCGAATCCCCGACCCGCATCTCCGATCCGACCCGCTGGTTGTCCACGATCGGCGGCTCGGCACGGACCGTCACCTTCTCCGCGAGGCCCTTTCCGAGCGTGAGTTCGATCGACGTCGCTTCCTGCAGGAGGAGCGTGACGGTGCGGGAATCGCTGGACGTCCCGTCGGTGAGCGAGGCCGCCACGACCCAGATTCCCGGGGGGAGCGAATTCATCTGAAAACGCCCTCGGGCATCGGAGGTCGTGACGCGGACGACGCCGGTCGTCTCCGACCTCGCCCGCACGTCCGCTCCCGCGACGGGCTTGCCGTCGAGCCCCCGGACCGTTCCGCGGAGCGAGGAGGAGGCGGATTGCCCCCACGCGACCGAGAGCCAGCACAGAGCGATCACCAGGAGGAGGATGCGTCGGCCCGGTCGCGCCACCCTGCTCACTTCAGTGCCCGTAATGACCCCAGCAGCCGTTGCCGCCCGTTTCCATCGCGTAGACCACGAAATAGGACTGCGAGGGAGTGCCGCTCCAGCAGGTGGAGAGCCCCACGTCGCTCAACAGCGAGAAATTCGCCTCCGACGTGGGCGAGTCCGCGCCGAGGACTCGGTAGTTGACGACGCCCGGATCCCCGAGGGCATTCCAGCACAGCTGGACGTTGCCGCCGCCGAGGTTGGTCTCGACGAGCCCCGTGACTTCCGAGGTGGCCGGGCAGGCCGTTCGCTTCAAGACCTCGATGGGGTAGACGTTGCTGGGATCGCCGTAGACCTGCGTCGGGTAGACGAGACTCTCGTAGCGCGTGGCGATCCCGCTGTCACGGTCGGTGAAATTCGACAGGGAGGTGATCGTGAAGTAATACGGGGTTCCGAAGAGGAGTCCCGAGACGGTCGCCGACGGCCCGGCGAACGACACCTGTCCCGGATGGCCGTCCGAGTCGAACGCGTACGGGGTCGAGCCGCCGGAGTCCGTGTCCCAGTACACCTTGTAGCCGCTGATCCGGTGGGTGTCCTGTCCAGGATCCCAGTTGAGGCTCACCGTGCTGGTCGTGGCGGATGGCGCCGTGATGGTTCGCGGCGGGAAGAGGCCGAAGCCGATGTTCGACAGGTCGACCGTGGTGAAGAACGGGTAGTTGCCATTGACATCCGCGGGTCCCGCGTCGGTCGGCGACTGGACCATCGCGACGGATCCGAGATACGGCACCTGCCAGAGATCGACGACCGTGCGGACCTGCTCGAAGTTCAGGAATGAGCAGGAGGACGTTCCCCAGACGCAGAACTCCGCGACGTTCCGGACCAGGAGCGCGTTGAACGTGTGGCCGGACGGGACGGTGACGACGCCTCCCTTCACGACCTTCGACCCCTGGCGCCCCGCGTAGGTCTGGCCGCCGGTCGTGCAGGCGTTGATGTAGAGCGTGTTGAACGCGATGTCGTTGTTCGTGCCGCAATGCTGGTTGTAGACGTTCTGCTCGCACGCGAACGTCCCGCTCTGCCAAACATCCCCCGCGGTGAAGTAGTAGGTCGCGGCGTCGGGGTGCGAGAACCTCCACAGCGGGACCGGGGTCCTCGTGGTGGTGTCGGTCGTATAGCAGAACCGGTTCTCGCTCGAGGGGTCGGGCGTGGAGAATCCCGTCCACCACCCCTCGTGCTGCGCTCCGGCCCGGATCCAGATCGTCACGTCGCCCGCGCGATCCTCCCGTTGCGCGACATCGTTCGTCCGATCGATGTTGTGGGCGACCGCGGTGGCGAAGTTCTTGTCCGTCCGCTCGAGCACGGCTCCGGGGGCGTTGTAGCCGCACCGGGCTGCGTTGCACGTCTCGCTGGAGTTCACGGGGGTCGTTGTCGAGGCGACTTCGGTTCCGGCCGTCGTCACCGAGAAGTCCCAGCTGCTGGCGCTCGCGACGTCCGCCTCGGTGGCGTAATGCTGCGCCGTCAGCGCGGAAAGCGACACTCCGACTCCGGGGTCCCATCCGTAGTTGAGGCCGGAGTAGGTGCCCCTCCACAGCTGATCCACGTAGATTCTGAGGTCCGCGGCGCCGGAAATCGCCTTCTCGAGGACCATCGCGCCGGCGGGCGAGACGCCTCCGGTCTCGGCGACGACCCCCACCAAGGGATCGACCCAGCGGTACAGTGTCACCGCGGGGCCGAACGCGCCGCGGCCGTCCGGCTCGTCGGCGACGACCGCGCGCTGCAGCGCCGACTCGTGCGGTCCGGTGGGTAGATGCACCCACCCGACCCCGACGGTCTCGATCTCGATCCTGAGATGCCGGACGCTCGCGCCCTCCCTCAGATCGAGAGACAGCGTCCGGCGGGTCCCCGGCCGCAGGTCTTCCGGAGTCCGATCCGGGAGGATCCAGCGGGCCGCAGCGTCGCCGCCCGACGGATCGGTATAGATCGCCACCTCCGTCGACTCGACGGACCGGACGTGGCTGGCCCGATAACGGTCGGTCACGGTGAGGACCTTCCCCTCGACGTCGATCGTCCGCTCGAGGGTTTCCTGAGAGCTGAACCCCGTGAGGTCCCAGCGCGTCCTCGACTCGGGAAGCGACATCTCGCCGGGCAAGGCCACCGTGGTATCCACTCGTGCCAGGCGTATCTGGCGCACCACGGCCGCATCAGCGCGCGCGGCGAGCGCACAGACGGCGACCGCGAGTGTAGCGACACTCCTGATTCGCATCATTGACCCTTTCTTCCCCCGATGGCGACCGGTCCCCACGGGGATCGCGAGGTGGACCTCCCTTTTACCTGCGTCCCTCCGTGAACGCAAGCGGCCATGCGGATCGAGTTCGTCTTACTTTCGACCGAGTGCGTCTTCCGCTTCGGAGATCCAGTCCGGCGCGTCGGGGTCCCCGCTCTCCGCGGACCGTCTCGCCGCGAGGACCGCCTCCTCGTAAGCCTGTCGCGCTTCGCTCTCGAGCCCGTTGGCTCGAAGAGCCTCCGCGAAAGCCAGCCGATTCGCGGGGTAACCTCCTTCGATCTCGACGGCGCGCCGTGCGTGCTCGAGCCCCTTCTCGGAATCACCCGGGCCGGTCGGCCATCCCGGAGCCCGCAAGTGGAGCAGCGCGAGCGCCCGATCCGGCCCGCCGTGGTCGAGCCCCGGGGCGGCCTGAGCTGCGCGCTCGAACGCCTGCACCATCTTCGGCAGCGCCGAGAGCGCGGTGGCAGGCCGCTCGCGCGCTTGGACCCCGAGGGCGACGCCGAGCCAGTAAGAGCACGCGGGATCGTCGGGCGCGATCCGCCCGCACCATTGCGCGGCCTCCACCGCGGAGCCGGCCGATTCGTTCCTCGCCGCCGGGTCGGGCTCGTGATCCGCGAGCCAAACGCGCGCCTTCACGGCGCCCAGGACCCCCGCGACGCTCGTCCGGTCCGCGGCGGCCACCCTGAGCCACGTCCCGGCGGCCTCCCGAACCGACGGGAGGTCCCGGCGGGCGTACAGCGCCTCGGCTCGCGATACGAGGACTTCGACCTCTTCGCGCGGCGTCGGCGCCGTCTCCCCGGCGATCGCATCGAGGGGACGCGGCTCTCTGAGGGCTCGGGCGCATCCTGCCGGCAGCAGCAGGGTCAGAGCGACCAGGAGCGCGATCCTCA
The sequence above is drawn from the Terriglobia bacterium genome and encodes:
- the nuoE gene encoding NADH-quinone oxidoreductase subunit NuoE encodes the protein METQRQYDFKHMHYVGEEGKLIPLLQKAQAEDGYLTKERLLRIRDETGVPLTQIYGVATFYAQFRFKPIGKHLLRVCHGTACHVAGAKDLTEEIETQLEVKNGETTKDDLFTLETVSCLGCCSLAPVIMIDETTHANLTPSGVKKVLRKYQSGEKK
- a CDS encoding NADH-quinone oxidoreductase subunit NuoF, coding for MTKVIVGFGTCGIAAGAEETYRALGQALGARGDGLSVARTGCIGMCYQEPLVEIRDDSGRRHLYGRVTPDRVSRLVQEHLGQHHPVDEWLVWTDDGAGTESDFLAKQVRIALRNCGNIDPEAIDDYLAAGGYQALRKVLDAGDPEGLISQMVESGLRGRGGAGFLTGLKWRFTRLAKGERKFVICNADEGDPGAFMDRSVLEGDPHSVLEGMAIAAHAIGAGDGYIYARAEYPLAIRRLNIAIAQAERHGYLGDGILGTGLSFHVKLKEGAGAFVCGEETALIGSIEGRRGMPRVRPPFPAVKGLWDCPTNINNVETFANVPWIVGNGPQAFAALGTANSKGTKVFAMAGKVRRGGLVEVPMGISIKEIVYGVCGGIKEGRKFKAVQMGGPSGGCIPSELQDTVIDYESINKTGAIMGSGGLVVMDDSTCMVEVARFFLDFTQRESCGKCTFCRIGSKRMLEVLTRITEGEGKDGDIEMLEDLAHRVKNTSLCGLGQTAPNPVLTTLKYFRSEYEAHISNRKCPAHHCSKLLTYSITDDCTGCTLCVKACPTGAISGEKLQRHVIDGAECIACAACFKVCRAGAVQRD
- a CDS encoding FAD-dependent oxidoreductase, yielding MALVKLEIDGKRIIADGNRTVLDVARENGIRTIPTLCHDDRLEPFASCFLCVVKVKGARSLLPACSTKVGPGMVVETDDPEIRRSRKAALELLLSNHYADCVGPCQLACPAEVDIQGYIALAALGKHRDAVQLIKEKNPLPSVCGRVCTRPCEVKGCRRNLLDEAVGIDWIKRYVTDLDLGRDDAWRPEVAPLNGKSVAVVGAGPAGLSCAYYLAVRGYQVNLFEALPEAGGMLRYGIPEYRLPKDVLDLEINQILSLGVRLKTNTLLGRDFTVQSLKRDGHQAVYLGLGAWKSSDMRVKGEDSEGVLSGIEFLKNFGLRRKIDLRGRVLVIGGGNTAIDCARTVLRLGVKEVRLLYRRTRNEMPANAAEIHEAEQEGVNMDFLVAPVRVITAGGRVSGLECLRMELGEPDASGRRSPKPVRGSEFVVDADFILSAIGQATRVPELLDGRVPDFLPFGEVLNLTRWQTIQTNEGTGETSVDGVFAGGDVVTGAATAIEAIAAGRRAAHAIDAYLTGGKARPEPKEFVSRKDTFAKVSVADLRSPAPSRRRPMPLLSVEDRVRGFMEVEQGYTPEDVEKEARRCLECGCTALFECDLRRYATEYGVDISRFLGEATQHKVDTSHPLIELDPNKCILCGRCVRICSEVVGVSAYGYLQRGFSTVVRPAMGGSLLETDCVTCGLCIGTCPTGAIAQKIPLVKPGPWRTRQVPSICSFCGVGCRIAYDTFGDTVVKVSSSEDAPVTFGNHCKKGRFGYDVVHAEDRLAKAKVRAGRVQQDAPIDDAIGYAAMRLRELSRRYTGSEMAVFVSPRFTNEEAYLAQKLARVALRTHDVGSLAHLVNRELQCPEVVSTATYRDVADAQVILLAGSRLDEEHFVADLIVKRAIRGGGKLVYIHPEANPVARFAEVFIRCRPGTEALVLLGIVQEVLAASGAAATDRPWLEEALAGLGGDRLLERTGADPALVKEAARLVGRSLLKVLIFNKDYRGPRTARDGRVYAAAASILGASLLSLREKANMQGLLDMGCFPDWFPGYRSVRDESVVDDLEKEWCVALRDLETAPADLAARLRERKIKVAVVLGEDPLGDPDFPEDLKAGLLATDFLVVGDLVLTETARAAHVVLPLGTVAETSGTYTNSERRIQRIARAVPPATGLETWQVIAQLAGRMGYRFKMKYADVGDVMEEIRRVAPIYRNAAIGEPEAGSVWDLSGFPLARVEPDARDLSVEVAPARTVHLDRMESRFDAWFDGLMNEARRAGAAVAAD
- a CDS encoding DsrE family protein is translated as MGDSLRDGSVLILVTRDGMGHAEALLQHKLIRNYLGLLDGNDMLPGAIAFYGEGVRLAVEGSPVLDLLASLETKGVHLILCKTCVDHYGIAEKVRAGVIGGMADILAAQWKASKVITI
- a CDS encoding TonB-dependent receptor, which produces MARPGRRILLLVIALCWLSVAWGQSASSSLRGTVRGLDGKPVAGADVRARSETTGVVRVTTSDARGRFQMNSLPPGIWVVAASLTDGTSSDSRTVTLLLQEATSIELTLGKGLAEKVTVRAEPPIVDNQRVGSEMRVGDSIADSIPIAGRVVTDLPLLDASVRQAPTADFFGERGAVFVVNGQSGRSNSFLVDGLDNNDETSGTSMNSFFSQLVVQDMVLNTSRYAAEFGRASGGIFNIVTRQGGNEETGEFFVQRGAASWNSPGTFVSGLPNPEGSPRTGDQYQLGFRVGGPIREDQAFYFAAYERQRDDRVVPYVGVGRNGAPGGFVIAPAADDNVFLRTDFVLTPSQFLMVRLSADARSTEDLNVGGRTTPETGFRLDEHDVQLASTLTSVLSPNVIHEARLLVSSSDFDQQANSSRPGVDRPSGSFGGNNLNRQLRREDKFQLVDNVTWRGGSHTAKFGLDFARSRTDVRTRFNPNGNFLYSTDTPYDSNSCSVTPSQVTAAIRNGTYPIIPCQPWETGMDRADIGTYPTVYQLIEGEPAANLYDNQIALFAQDTWRLGSRVVLDYGLRYDLDTFRLPPSARVDSPIPNGGAPEDRNNLAPRLGFTFTPGSGRLVVRGGGGVFYDKLSLGFPAVAAITSGTRIGILPVQGTTLEVPVGDKTVALTEDAVEKLGGGNYVKDFLIFPDELILRFSTGTRLDTPYSVESSLGAEVAVGTGGAAQLELVRARGHHLPLMRDLNPVIGVRSCAGPDPANPDPKFRDSCTPVHAASPPGSIAAITTEGESWYTGATLGWRWRGKTSWYQASYTWSRAEDLGPDPLKGGIYLPPDSVNLSGERGPSDADRRHRIVISGASALPWMGLRASGVVQLSSPVPFNVTTGRDDNLDGITTDRPPGVGRNTGEDTPLGPVNEVRASENELRAIRSQPLLAPVTSLHAPAFYQIDLRVSKPFAARDGRTKGEMYLQIFNLLDRFNGGPVEGRAISPDFGRPIGLAGPPRTMELGLRLGY